One Vigna unguiculata cultivar IT97K-499-35 chromosome 11, ASM411807v1, whole genome shotgun sequence DNA window includes the following coding sequences:
- the LOC114169429 gene encoding putative disease resistance RPP13-like protein 1 produces MPVLETLGGALFGAVLQVLFDKLDSHHVLNYFRGRNLDEKLLKKLKRKLMDINAVIDDAEQKQFSNSLVKEWLDEVRDTLYDAEDILDEIDYEFSKTVLEAESQTSSSKVRSLESKMIEVLDDLESLSNQKVVQDFKISSSVRPGLDNKVSEKKVESTSLVAEEVIYGRDEDKEMILSLLTSDTNDNKLSILSIVGMGGVGKTTLAQHLYNNPKTNEAKFDEKAWVCVSDVFDVLTVSKAVFGAFTNSRDDSQGLEMVHRKLKERLSGRKFLLVLDDVWNEDRNQWKALQTPLMCGAKGSKILVTTRSSKVASIMQSSYIHQLKQLRKDHSWQVLAKHAFQDENSKINSELEEIGMKIVEKCKGLPLALETLGCLLHTKSSVSEWESVLRSEIWDIPTEDSQIIPALLLSYYHLPSHLKRCFSYCALFPKDYEFDKKSLILLWMAENFLQCSKHSKSPEEVGEQYFNDLLSRSFFQQIVTYNKIYFVMHDLLNDLAKYVFGEICHRLGVDRVEKVSKKTRHLSTIIDPVQYYTSLRNAEGLRTFIFIDVDREMSIQREMSIQELISNLKFLRLLSLSSCYNIEEVPDSIGNLIHLRLLDLSNTPIKRLPKPVSSLCNLLVLRLNHCYDLKELPSTLHELTNLRCLELLGTTLRKAPVLLGKLKNLQVWMKEFEFSIRHLGELDLHGQLSIQNLENIVNPCDILAAENSKL; encoded by the coding sequence ATGCCGGTCCTAGAAACACTTGGTGGTGCTCTTTTTGGTGCTGTTCTTCAGGTGCTATTTGACAAGCTGGATTCTCATCATGTTCTGAACTACTTTCGTGGGAGAAATCTGGACGAGAAGCTGCTGAAGAAGTTGAAGAGGAAGCTGATGGACATCAATGCTGTGATTGATGATGCAGAACAAAAGCAGTTCAGTAACTCATTGGTCAAAGAATGGCTTGATGAGGTCAGAGACACGTTGTATGATGCAGAGGACATATTGGATGAAATAGACTATGAATTCTCCAAAACTGTGTTGGAAGCTGAATCCCAGACCAGTTCTAGCAAGGTACGCAGTCTTGAGTCCAAGATGATAGAAGTCTTGGATGATCTAGAATCTCTCTCAAACCAAAAGGTTGTTCaagatttcaaaatttctaGTAGTGTTAGACCTGGGTTGGATAATAAAGTGTCGGAGAAAAAAGTTGAATCAACATCGTTGGTGGCCGAAGAGGTTATTTATGGTAGAGATGAGGACAAAGAAATGATCCTTAGTTTGTTGACATCTGACACCAATGATAATAAGCTATCAATACTTTCTATTGTGGGTATGGGCGGGGTGGGTAAGACCACACTTGCTCAACATTTATACAATAACCCAAAGACCAATGAAGctaaatttgatgaaaaagcTTGGGTCTGTGTTTCTGATGTATTTGATGTTTTGACGGTATCAAAAGCAGTTTTTGGGGCGTTCACTAACTCAAGAGATGATAGTCAAGGCCTAGAAATGGTTCATAGAAAATTGAAAGAGAGATTGTCAGGAAGGAAGTTTCTTCTGGTTCTTGATGATGTTTGGAACGAAGACCGAAACCAATGGAAAGCATTACAAACTCCTCTTATGTGTGGAGCTAAGGGAAGTAAAATTCTGGTCACGACACGCAGTAGCAAAGTTGCTTCTATCATGCAGTCAAGCTACATACACCAACTAAAGCAATTACGTAAAGATCACAGTTGGCAAGTTTTGGCAAAACATGCATTCCAAGACGAAAACTCAAAGATTAATTCTGAGTTGGAGGAGATTGGCATGAAGATTGTTGAAAAGTGCAAGGGATTGCCTCTGGCCCTCGAAACGTTGGGATGTCTCTTACACACAAAGTCATCTGTCTCAGAGTGGGAAAGTGTATTGAGAAGCGAGATATGGGACATACCGACAGAAGATAGTCAGATCATCCCCGCTTTGTTGTTGAGCTATTACCATCTTCCTTCTCATCTCAAGAGATGTTTTTCTTATTGTGCGTTATTCCCCAAAGACTATGAGTTTGACAAGAAGAGCCTAATTCTCTTGTGGATGGCTGAAAACTTTCTACAATGCTCTAAACATAGTAAGTCTCCAGAAGAAGTAGGTGAACAGTACTTCAATGATCTATTATCAAGGTCATTCTTTCAACAGATAGTCACTTACAACAAAATCTATTTTGTTATGCACGACCTTCTCAATGATTTagcaaaatatgtttttggtgaAATCTGCCATAGGTTGGGTGTTGATAGAGTAGAAAAAGTATCTAAGAAAACTCGTCACTTGTCAACTATAATCGATCCTGTTCAATATTATACGAGTTTACGTAATGCCGAAGGGTTACGGACTTTTATATTCATTGATGTGGACCGTGAGATGTCAATACAACGTGAGATGTCAATACAAGAGTTGATCTCAAACTTGAAGTTCTTACGGCTCTTATCATTGTCTTCGTGTTACAACATAGAAGAGGTGCCTGACAGTATAGGAAATCTTATACATCTCCGTTTACTAGACCTTTCAAATACACCCATAAAGAGACTTCCTAAGCCAGTGAGTTCACTCTGTAACTTGCTAGTGTTGAGGTTGAACCATTGTTACGATTTGAAGGAGTTGCCCTCGACTTTGCATGAACTCACCAATTTGCGCTGCCTTGAACTTTTGGGAACTACTTTAAGAAAGGCTCCAGTGCTTTTAGGAAAACTGAAGAATCTACAGGTATGGATGAAAGAGTTTGAGTTCAGTATTCGACATCTGGGAGAACTTGATCTTCACGGACAGCTGTCAATTCAAAATCTTGAAAATATTGTGAATCCCTGTGATATATTGGCAGCAGAAAACTCAAAGCTGTAA